In Vitis vinifera cultivar Pinot Noir 40024 chromosome 11, ASM3070453v1, a genomic segment contains:
- the LOC100261125 gene encoding uncharacterized protein LOC100261125: MATLTILPLLIFFILFPHSSSDPNPTSKTLDSNVSAAHAELSNYGFPVGLLPTNVVDYSINQTSGEFSVNLGYSCKFTLPPDNYLATYSPKISGKIVHGHIASLAGIRVRAFFQWWSITGIRSSGDNLVFEVGVVTAKYPAKNFHETPVCEGHRSVM, encoded by the coding sequence ATGGCGACGCTCACCATCCTTCCTctcctcatcttcttcatcctcttccCCCATTCTTCTTCAGACCCTAATCCTACTTCTAAAACTTTGGATTCCAATGTTTCGGCCGCTCACGCTGAACTCAGCAACTACGGCTTTCCAGTCGGTCTTCTTCCCACCAACGTCGTAGACTACTCCATCAATCAGACCTCTGGAGAATTTTCCGTCAATCTCGGCTACTCCTGCAAATTCACGCTCCCTCCCGACAACTACTTGGCCACCTACTCCCCCAAGATCTCCGGCAAGATTGTCCATGGCCACATCGCCAGCCTTGCCGGCATTAGGGTTAGGGCTTTCTTCCAGTGGTGGTCCATCACTGGGATTCGTTCCTCCGGCGATAACTTGGTCTTTGAGGTTGGCGTCGTCACGGCCAAGTACCCGGCCAAGAATTTCCACGAGACTCCTGTTTGTGAGGGGCATAGATCGGTTATGTAA
- the LOC100256041 gene encoding VIN3-like protein 1 isoform X1 — protein MDLEDKFFAKVSGVQSLSSSVQSTPEKHGHSDDASRSLELLQEFLKSGPKKELLRSCFTKEKKHSASSKCKMAEQVVKTSNKTFKNQDARKVSSSPNNQSTSRKHHRKGENPIRLPLATEQSPDFVCSNSWVCKNSACRAVLSIEDTFCKRCSCCICHRFDDNKDPSLWLVCTSESSHEDSCGLSCHIDCALLRNKVGVVDLGQLMQLDGSYCCATCGKVSGILGCWKKQLLIAKDARRVDILCHRIWLSYRLLDGTSRFKELHEIIRDAKAKLETEVGPVNGVSAKMARGIVSRLSIAGDVQKLCSLAIEKADEWLGSVSNKNPNSREDSLPAACRFLFEEVTSSSIVIVLVELSVLSPDNIEGYKLWYCKSREETHQKEPICFIPKTQRRVLISNLQPCTEYSFRIISYTKSGDLGHSEAKCFTKSVEIIYKSSNSTIMQNGEKENPPIEGNSSSAKREPKNTTAAESSPDFKVRELGKVLRMAWAQEKGSLDKFCRMDLEKCCGVTKLVKPEKAEEHQLPLVSRELDLNVVSVPDLNEVLTPPIESFRDEDNVYSLARAVEADEDDVSHDVVREKNCLARSHGSGDSQTWTRGLGGEVPDVDSRAGLCRKRAASTNGEARDCDSTLINGSPFRVANGSGCLDENFEYCVKIIRWLECEGHIKQEFRLKLLTWFSLRSTEQERRVVNTFIQTLIDDPSSLAGQLVDSFSDIISNKRPRNGFCSKLWH, from the exons ATGGATTTGGAAGATAAATTTTTTGCTAAAG TTTCTGGTGTTCAAAGTCTTTCCTCTAGTGTGCAAAGCACCCCAGAGAAACATGGACATTCAGATGACGCTTCAAGGAGTCTGGAACTTCTCCAAGAATTTCTGAAATCTGGTCCTAAGAAGGAACTTCTTAGAAGTTGCTTTACTAAGGAAAAGAAACACTCAGCTTCATCAAAGTGTAAAATGGCAGAACAAGTTGTGAAGACGAGTAATAAAACATTTAAGAACCAGGATGCAAGAAAAGTTTCTTCCAGTCCCAACAATCAATCTACATCTAGAAAACACCACAGGAAGGGGGAAAATCCCATTCGATTACCATTAGCTACAGAGCAGTCTCCAGATTTTGTATGTTCAAACTCATGGGTCTGTAAAAATTCTGCTTGTAGAGCGGTTCTATCCATAGAAGATACTTTTTGCAAGAGGTGCTCTTGCTGCATCTGTCACCGATTTGATGATAATAAGGACCCTAGTCTTTGGTTGGTATGCACATCAGAATCTAGTCATGAAGACTCCTGTGGGTTATCTTGCCACATTGATTGTGCCCTCCTGCGCAACAAGGTGGGGGTTGTTGATCTTGGGCAATTGATGCAGCTAGATGGGAGTTATTGCTGTGCAACTTGTGGCAAGGTTTCTGGGATACTTGG ATGTTGGAAAAAGCAACTTCTCATAGCCAAGGATGCTCGCCGCGTGGATATCCTATGTCATAGGATATGGTTGAGTTACAGGCTTCTGGATGGTACTTCTAGGTTTAAGGAACTACATGAAATCATAAGAGATGCCAAGGCCAAACTTGAAACAGAGGTTGGCCCAGTTAATGGGGTTTCAGCTAAGATGGCACGGGGCATCGTGAGCAGACTCTCTATTGCAGGTGATGTGCAGAAACTGTGCTCTCTTGCAATTGAGAAAGCAGATGAATGGCTTGGCTCCGTTTCTAACAAGAATCCAAATTCCAGAG AGGATTCACTTCCTGCAGCTTGCAGATTCTTATTCGAAGAAGTGACTTCTTCTTCTATTGTAATTGTTTTGGTAGAACTGTCTGTTCTGTCACCTGATAATATTGAGGGCTATAAGCTCTGGTATTGCAAGAGCAGAGAAGAGACCCACCAGAAAGAGCCAATCTGTTTCATTCCAAAAACTCAGAGAAGGGTGTTAATATCCAACCTGCAGCCCTGCACCGAGTACAGCTTTCGGATAATCTCTTATACAAAATCTGGTGATTTGGGTCACTCAGAAGCAAAGTGCTTCACAAAGAGCGTGGAGATTATCTACAAGAGTTCCAACTCAACCATCATGCAGAATGGTGAAAAAGAGAATCCCCCGATTGAAGGAAACTCTTCTAGTGCTAAGAGAGAGCCAAAGAATACAACAGCTGCTGAATCTTCTCCTGACTTCAAGGTGCGAGAGCTTGGAAAGGTTTTGCGTATGGCTTGGGCTCAAGAGAAAGGCTCCTTAGATAAGTTTTGCAGGATGGACTTAGAAAAATGCTGTGGAGTAACGAAACTGGTTAAGCCTGAAAAAGCAGAAGAACATCAGTTGCCGTTGGTTTCACGTGAGCTCGACTTGAATGTTGTTTCAGTGCCTGATCTGAATGAAGTGCTTACCCCGCCAATAGAGTCCTTCAGAGATGAAGACAATGTATACTCTTTGGCGCGGGCTGTTGAGGCAGATGAAGATGATGTTTCTCATGATGTTGTGAGAGAGAAGAACTGTCTTGCAAGATCACATGGTAGTGGTGATTCACAGACCTGGACCCGTGGACTGGGTGGAGAAGTTCCGGATGTTGATTCCCGAGCAGGGTTGTGCAGGAAAAGAGCAGCAAGCACAAATGGAGAGGCACGCGACTGTGATAGCACTCTGATAAATGGTTCACCATTCCGAGTTGCCAACGGATCAGGTTGTTTGGATGAGAACTTTGAGTACTGTGTGAAGATCATCCGATGGCTGGAATGCGAGGGCCATATTAAGCAGGAATTTAGGTTGAAATTGCTGACGTGGTTTAGCTTGAGATCAACAGAGCAAGAACGCAGGGTAGTTAACACCTTTATTCAAACTCTAATTGACGACCCAAGCAGCTTGGCGGGGCAGTTGGTCGACTCCTTTTCAGACATTATCTCCAACAAGAGGCCACGGAATGGGTTCTGCAGTAAACTGTGGCACTGA
- the LOC100256041 gene encoding VIN3-like protein 1 isoform X2 yields MAEQVVKTSNKTFKNQDARKVSSSPNNQSTSRKHHRKGENPIRLPLATEQSPDFVCSNSWVCKNSACRAVLSIEDTFCKRCSCCICHRFDDNKDPSLWLVCTSESSHEDSCGLSCHIDCALLRNKVGVVDLGQLMQLDGSYCCATCGKVSGILGCWKKQLLIAKDARRVDILCHRIWLSYRLLDGTSRFKELHEIIRDAKAKLETEVGPVNGVSAKMARGIVSRLSIAGDVQKLCSLAIEKADEWLGSVSNKNPNSREDSLPAACRFLFEEVTSSSIVIVLVELSVLSPDNIEGYKLWYCKSREETHQKEPICFIPKTQRRVLISNLQPCTEYSFRIISYTKSGDLGHSEAKCFTKSVEIIYKSSNSTIMQNGEKENPPIEGNSSSAKREPKNTTAAESSPDFKVRELGKVLRMAWAQEKGSLDKFCRMDLEKCCGVTKLVKPEKAEEHQLPLVSRELDLNVVSVPDLNEVLTPPIESFRDEDNVYSLARAVEADEDDVSHDVVREKNCLARSHGSGDSQTWTRGLGGEVPDVDSRAGLCRKRAASTNGEARDCDSTLINGSPFRVANGSGCLDENFEYCVKIIRWLECEGHIKQEFRLKLLTWFSLRSTEQERRVVNTFIQTLIDDPSSLAGQLVDSFSDIISNKRPRNGFCSKLWH; encoded by the exons ATGGCAGAACAAGTTGTGAAGACGAGTAATAAAACATTTAAGAACCAGGATGCAAGAAAAGTTTCTTCCAGTCCCAACAATCAATCTACATCTAGAAAACACCACAGGAAGGGGGAAAATCCCATTCGATTACCATTAGCTACAGAGCAGTCTCCAGATTTTGTATGTTCAAACTCATGGGTCTGTAAAAATTCTGCTTGTAGAGCGGTTCTATCCATAGAAGATACTTTTTGCAAGAGGTGCTCTTGCTGCATCTGTCACCGATTTGATGATAATAAGGACCCTAGTCTTTGGTTGGTATGCACATCAGAATCTAGTCATGAAGACTCCTGTGGGTTATCTTGCCACATTGATTGTGCCCTCCTGCGCAACAAGGTGGGGGTTGTTGATCTTGGGCAATTGATGCAGCTAGATGGGAGTTATTGCTGTGCAACTTGTGGCAAGGTTTCTGGGATACTTGG ATGTTGGAAAAAGCAACTTCTCATAGCCAAGGATGCTCGCCGCGTGGATATCCTATGTCATAGGATATGGTTGAGTTACAGGCTTCTGGATGGTACTTCTAGGTTTAAGGAACTACATGAAATCATAAGAGATGCCAAGGCCAAACTTGAAACAGAGGTTGGCCCAGTTAATGGGGTTTCAGCTAAGATGGCACGGGGCATCGTGAGCAGACTCTCTATTGCAGGTGATGTGCAGAAACTGTGCTCTCTTGCAATTGAGAAAGCAGATGAATGGCTTGGCTCCGTTTCTAACAAGAATCCAAATTCCAGAG AGGATTCACTTCCTGCAGCTTGCAGATTCTTATTCGAAGAAGTGACTTCTTCTTCTATTGTAATTGTTTTGGTAGAACTGTCTGTTCTGTCACCTGATAATATTGAGGGCTATAAGCTCTGGTATTGCAAGAGCAGAGAAGAGACCCACCAGAAAGAGCCAATCTGTTTCATTCCAAAAACTCAGAGAAGGGTGTTAATATCCAACCTGCAGCCCTGCACCGAGTACAGCTTTCGGATAATCTCTTATACAAAATCTGGTGATTTGGGTCACTCAGAAGCAAAGTGCTTCACAAAGAGCGTGGAGATTATCTACAAGAGTTCCAACTCAACCATCATGCAGAATGGTGAAAAAGAGAATCCCCCGATTGAAGGAAACTCTTCTAGTGCTAAGAGAGAGCCAAAGAATACAACAGCTGCTGAATCTTCTCCTGACTTCAAGGTGCGAGAGCTTGGAAAGGTTTTGCGTATGGCTTGGGCTCAAGAGAAAGGCTCCTTAGATAAGTTTTGCAGGATGGACTTAGAAAAATGCTGTGGAGTAACGAAACTGGTTAAGCCTGAAAAAGCAGAAGAACATCAGTTGCCGTTGGTTTCACGTGAGCTCGACTTGAATGTTGTTTCAGTGCCTGATCTGAATGAAGTGCTTACCCCGCCAATAGAGTCCTTCAGAGATGAAGACAATGTATACTCTTTGGCGCGGGCTGTTGAGGCAGATGAAGATGATGTTTCTCATGATGTTGTGAGAGAGAAGAACTGTCTTGCAAGATCACATGGTAGTGGTGATTCACAGACCTGGACCCGTGGACTGGGTGGAGAAGTTCCGGATGTTGATTCCCGAGCAGGGTTGTGCAGGAAAAGAGCAGCAAGCACAAATGGAGAGGCACGCGACTGTGATAGCACTCTGATAAATGGTTCACCATTCCGAGTTGCCAACGGATCAGGTTGTTTGGATGAGAACTTTGAGTACTGTGTGAAGATCATCCGATGGCTGGAATGCGAGGGCCATATTAAGCAGGAATTTAGGTTGAAATTGCTGACGTGGTTTAGCTTGAGATCAACAGAGCAAGAACGCAGGGTAGTTAACACCTTTATTCAAACTCTAATTGACGACCCAAGCAGCTTGGCGGGGCAGTTGGTCGACTCCTTTTCAGACATTATCTCCAACAAGAGGCCACGGAATGGGTTCTGCAGTAAACTGTGGCACTGA